In Fusarium oxysporum f. sp. lycopersici 4287 chromosome 12, whole genome shotgun sequence, one DNA window encodes the following:
- a CDS encoding hypothetical protein (At least one base has a quality score < 10) — MQQELRNLAPRKITASRSTMENTEAGFLNSPASSVHTEGASPIDTSQISRRPTRVSHTKSRKGCQQCKKRKVKCDEQRPACFNCSRLQEECKYLPPPPKKTYVRRSGSPRPMISSTGGINLRDLELFHTYTTSTYSTLSIFPALQDFWRITVPRLAIHNSYLMGEILALAALHLAYHRPDQRHEHLATALTLHQESSQQAMGLLKELDPQNADGLFIFSSLTIVIAMATPKRSQQDGIPAGEGDFEDWIYLIQGTAELRTTFEQECSESCLTALFSFSRQRWALHNAFHPSYDRRDEVLCQLEERIRNSVPESEKLNVLIERIGSLRSAACYTPSWESTDLFFWLYGAIDGFLPLVKARDQEAWAVLAHFCLMVKRAETQWWLKGWADCMMRKIHKQLDEEHKSWILRLSEEMGWIPTATQ; from the exons ATGCAACAAGAGCTCAGGAATTTAGCGCCGAGGAAAATCACTGCCTCTCGTTCGACGATGGAAAACACTGAGGCGGGATTTCTCAACAGCCCTGCATCCTCTGTGCATACTGAGGGGGCTTCTCCGATTGACACCTCCCAAATTTCAAGGAGACCGACGAGAGTCTCGCATACCAAGTCACGCAAAGGCTGCCAACAAtgcaagaagagaaaggtcAAA TGCGATGAGCAGCGACCTGCGTGCTTCAATTGCAGTAGATTGCAAGAAGAATGCAAATATTTACCACCACCGCCAAAGAAGACATATGTAAGGAGATCAGGCTCTCCCAGACCAATGATAAGCAGCACTGGTGGTATTAATCTCAGGGATCTTGAGTTATTTCACACATACACGACATCAACGTATTCAACTCTGTCAATCTTTCCGGCATTGCAAGACTTTTGGAGGATAACAGTTCCGCGGTTGGCGATACATAATAGCTACTTGATGGGCGAGATACTTGCGCTGGCAGCATTGCACCTTGCTTATCACAGGCCTGATCAGCGGCACGAACATCTTGCAACGGCCCTGACGCTTCATCAGGAATCTTCGCAGCAAGCAATGGGACTATTGAAAGAGTTGGATCCTCAGAATGCCGATGGCCTGTTCATATTTTCTTCTCTGACTATCGTCATCG CAATGGCTACACCAAAACGGTCGCAGCAAGATGGAATACCAGCAGGCGAGGGCGATTTTGAAGATTGGATCTATCTAATACAAGGAACAGCTGAACTCCGAACGACCTTCGAACAAGAGTGTTCTGAAAGCTGCCTGACAGCATTGTTCTCATTCAGCCGTCAAAGATGGGCGTTACACAATGCATTTCATCCCTCCTACGACCGAAGGGACGAGGTACTATGCCAACTAGAAGAGAGGATAAGAAACAGCGTTCCAGAGAGCGAGAAGCTGAATGTTTTGATCGAGAGGATTGGCAGCTTGCGATCTGCAGCATGTTACACTCCGAGCTGGGAGAGTACTGATTTGTTCTTTTGGCTTTACGGAGCTATCGATGGGTTCTTGCCTCTTGTCAAAGCACGCGATCAAGAGGCTTGGGCGGTGCTGGCTCACTTCTGTCTTATGGTTAAAAGAGCAGAGACACAGTGGTGGTTGAAAGGCTGGGCGGATTGTATGATGAGAAAGATTCACAAGCAACTTGATGAAGAGCATAAGTCTTGGATATTGAGACTTTCAGAGGAGATGGGATGGATTCCAACAGCAActcaatga
- a CDS encoding methyltransferase (At least one base has a quality score < 10), with protein sequence MNNQDIYTRVGERYGSAAKGSNVTYSTNVAKAFGYSNEDLDSIPKDANLGLSCGTPLAIASLKEGEIVIDLGSGAGLDVFLSANKIGLTGKAIGVDMNKNMLAKARKLKADRSMENVEFIESRITDIALEDSIADCIISNCVVNLVPHDEKQKAFDEMYRLLKPGGRVAISDILARKPLSDDIRNSMALYVGCIAGASQVAEYQEYLKHAGFNDILITDTRSDLNVYIDNSAGGCCTAVGNMAADLKGQDLNEWVDICYEVEILIRRQNFRPHKITIKSTRRLAG encoded by the exons ATGAATAATCAAGATATTTATACCCGAGTTGGCGAGCGATACGGCAGTGCAGCGAAAGGTTCTAATGTAACATATAGCACCAATGTCGCGAAAGCCTTTGGCTATTCGAATGAGGACCTCGACTCCATCCCCAAAGATGCTAACTTGGGACTAAGCTGCGGCACGCCTTTGGCGATCGCTTCACTGAAGGAA GGCGAGATCGTTATCGACCTGGGAAGTGGTGCTGGACTCGATGTATTCCTCTCCGCCAACAAAATCGGCCTGACTGGTAAGGccattggtgttgatatgAACAAG AACATGCTCGCCAAAGCCAGGAAGCTCAAGGCAGATCGATCGATGGAAAACGTTGAATTTATTGAGTCTCGCATCACCGACATAGCCTTGGAAGACAGCATCGCCGATTGCATCATCTCCAACTGTGTCGTCAATCTGGTGCCTCATGATGAGAAACAAAAAGCCTTTGACGAAATGTATCGTCTGCTCAAGCCGGGAGGCCGAGTCGCCATATCCGATATCTTGGCGAGGAAGCCACTTTCCGATGATATTAGAAACAGCATGGCCCTTTACGTCGGATGCATTGCTGGAGCAAGCCAAGTTGCGGAGTATCAAGAGTACCTGAAACACGCAGGCTTCAATG ATATTCTTATCACTGATACGAGAAGTGACCTGAATGTATACATTGATAATTCAGCTGGGGGCTGTTGCACTGCTGTAGGAAATATGGCAGCTGATCTCAAGGGGCAAGATCTCAATGAATGGGTCG ATATATGCTATGAAGTAGAAATCCTGATCAGGAGGCAGAACTTCAGACCCCACAAAATAACCATAAAGTCCACAAGACGTCTGGCGGGTTGA
- a CDS encoding methyltransferase (At least one base has a quality score < 10) produces the protein MLAKARKLKADRSMENVEFIESRITDIALEDSIADCIISNCVVNLVPHDEKQKAFDEMYRLLKPGGRVAISDILARKPLSDDIRNSMALYVGCIAGASQVAEYQEYLKHAGFNDILITDTRSDLNVYIDNSAGGCCTAVGNMAADLKGQDLNEWVGSFKIYAMK, from the exons ATGCTCGCCAAAGCCAGGAAGCTCAAGGCAGATCGATCGATGGAAAACGTTGAATTTATTGAGTCTCGCATCACCGACATAGCCTTGGAAGACAGCATCGCCGATTGCATCATCTCCAACTGTGTCGTCAATCTGGTGCCTCATGATGAGAAACAAAAAGCCTTTGACGAAATGTATCGTCTGCTCAAGCCGGGAGGCCGAGTCGCCATATCCGATATCTTGGCGAGGAAGCCACTTTCCGATGATATTAGAAACAGCATGGCCCTTTACGTCGGATGCATTGCTGGAGCAAGCCAAGTTGCGGAGTATCAAGAGTACCTGAAACACGCAGGCTTCAATG ATATTCTTATCACTGATACGAGAAGTGACCTGAATGTATACATTGATAATTCAGCTGGGGGCTGTTGCACTGCTGTAGGAAATATGGCAGCTGATCTCAAGGGGCAAGATCTCAATGAATGGGTCG GATCATTCAAGATATATGCTATGAAGTAG
- a CDS encoding methyltransferase (At least one base has a quality score < 10) has product MNNQDIYTRVGERYGSAAKGSNVTYSTNVAKAFGYSNEDLDSIPKDANLGLSCGTPLAIASLKEGEIVIDLGSGAGLDVFLSANKIGLTGKAIGVDMNKNMLAKARKLKADRSMENVEFIESRITDIALEDSIADCIISNCVVNLVPHDEKQKAFDEMYRLLKPGGRVAISDILARKPLSDDIRNSMALYVGCIAGASQVAEYQEYLKHAGFNDILITDTRSDLNVYIDNSAGGCCTAVGNMAADLKGQDLNEWVGSFKIYAMK; this is encoded by the exons ATGAATAATCAAGATATTTATACCCGAGTTGGCGAGCGATACGGCAGTGCAGCGAAAGGTTCTAATGTAACATATAGCACCAATGTCGCGAAAGCCTTTGGCTATTCGAATGAGGACCTCGACTCCATCCCCAAAGATGCTAACTTGGGACTAAGCTGCGGCACGCCTTTGGCGATCGCTTCACTGAAGGAA GGCGAGATCGTTATCGACCTGGGAAGTGGTGCTGGACTCGATGTATTCCTCTCCGCCAACAAAATCGGCCTGACTGGTAAGGccattggtgttgatatgAACAAG AACATGCTCGCCAAAGCCAGGAAGCTCAAGGCAGATCGATCGATGGAAAACGTTGAATTTATTGAGTCTCGCATCACCGACATAGCCTTGGAAGACAGCATCGCCGATTGCATCATCTCCAACTGTGTCGTCAATCTGGTGCCTCATGATGAGAAACAAAAAGCCTTTGACGAAATGTATCGTCTGCTCAAGCCGGGAGGCCGAGTCGCCATATCCGATATCTTGGCGAGGAAGCCACTTTCCGATGATATTAGAAACAGCATGGCCCTTTACGTCGGATGCATTGCTGGAGCAAGCCAAGTTGCGGAGTATCAAGAGTACCTGAAACACGCAGGCTTCAATG ATATTCTTATCACTGATACGAGAAGTGACCTGAATGTATACATTGATAATTCAGCTGGGGGCTGTTGCACTGCTGTAGGAAATATGGCAGCTGATCTCAAGGGGCAAGATCTCAATGAATGGGTCG GATCATTCAAGATATATGCTATGAAGTAG
- a CDS encoding carboxypeptidase A4 → MRSSLLLALLPLAIATAVPSSKKVDYTGFKSLRVTLPKGAKNAVAEINKLSATILNPGAKEELDIVVSPDNIDAVTKIASDTTVLVEDVGAALAEEETSEIYAVPSESWFTAYHSYADHLQFLKDLQSSFPSQSEIVTLGNSFQGRALTGIHIWGSGGKGSKPAIVFHGTVHAREWIATMTAEYMAYQLLTKYSSDSAVKAIVDKFDFYITPVVNPDGFVYTQTTNRLWRKNRQTVSGNSCVGRDINRNWPYKWELTGGASTNPCDETYKGQAAGDSPELKAIKGQIDSLAAGKGITFYVDFHSYGQYILWPYGYDCSFVAPEEAALKTVGTRISNAIRTNSGQSYTAGNSCRALYATTGDSLDYVQGVAKAKYSYTIELRDRGTYGFSLPANQIQPTVRETWAGIVAGLTGL, encoded by the exons ATGCGGTCCTCTCTTCTGCTCGCTCTTCTCCCTCTGGCTATTGCCACGGCTGTTCCCAGCTCCAAGAAGGTTGACTACACCGGCTTCAAGAGCCTGCGTGTCACTCTTCCCAAGGGCGCCAAGAATGCTGTAGCCGAGATCAACAAGCTCTCTGCTACCATCCTCAACCCTGGagccaaggaggagctcgACATTGTTGTTTCTCCTGACAACATCGATGCCGTCACCAAGATTGCTTCCGACACCACTGTCCTCGTTGAGGATGTCGGtgctgctcttgctgaggaggagaccTCAGAGATCTACGCTG TCCCCAGTGAATCTTGGTTCACCGCCTATCACAGTTACGCTGATCACCTCCAGTTCCTGAAGGACCTGCAGTCTAGCTTCCCTAGCCAGTCCGAGATTGTGACTCTTGGCAACTCTTTCCAGGGTCGTGCTCTTACTGGTATTCACATCTGGGGTAGCGGTGGCAAGGGCTCCAAGCCCGCCATTGTCTTCCACGGCACTGTCCACGCTCGCGAGTGGATTGCTACCATG ACTGCCGAGTACATGGCCTACCAGCTCTTGACCAAGTACAGCAGCGACTCCGCTGTTAAGGCTATTGTCGACAAGTTCGACTTCTACATCACCCCTGTTGTCAACCCTGATG GTTTCGTCTACACCCAGACTACCAACCGTCTCTGGCGCAAGAACCGACAGACTGTCTCTGGAAACTCCTGTGTTGGCCGTGACATCAACCGTAACTGGCCTTACAAGTGGGAGCTCACTGGTGGTGCCTCCACTAACCCTTGTGACGAGACCTACAAGGGACAAGCCGCTGGTGACAGTCCTGAGCTCAAGGCTATCAAGGGCCAGATCGACTCTCTCGCTGCTGGCAAGGGCATTACTTTCTACGTTGACTTCCACTCTTACGGACAGTACATTCTCTGGC CTTATGGCTACGACTGCAGCTTCGTCGCCCCTGAGGAGGCCGCTCTCAAGACCGTTGGCACCCGCATCAGCAACGCCATCCGCACCAACTCTGGACAGTCTTATACCGCTGGAAACTCTTGCCGCGCTCTGTATGCCACCACTGGTGACAGTCTCGACTATGTCCAGGGTGTTGCTAAGGCCAAGTACTCTTACACCATTGAGCTCCGTGACCGCGGCACCTATGGCTTCAGCTTGCCCGCCAACCAGATCCAGCCTACTGTCCGCGAGACTTGGGCTGGCATCGTTGCTGGTCTTACTGGTCTATAA
- a CDS encoding alpha-L-fucosidase, with product MMTLSTKLTAVVAAAGALFPINAAAQASGPYEATWESTDKHNASPEWFRDAKFGVYWHWGAFTTPQYASEWYPRNMYEPGSDQRKHHTETYGPPEEWGYANFINGADDLKGNFVQFKPVLSSKGGEFDPEAIIKAVKASGAKFAGPVGEHHDGYSMWDSKVNEWNSVKRGPKLDLVKLWADLVRKNGMKLVVAMHQAYNYNGFYEWAPKTNDTSLKKLLGQLSRDESDQLWFDKHREMLDHVQPDIIWNDFSLDSPGYCADFDGPCAVAEKKRLEFLAYYFNRAVQWNKEVVTTHKHFDVGFRDTSTVSDYERGGPANITRPYWLTDDAISASSWSYTVGIKYYSSKAMVHSLLDRVSKNGNMLLNISPTAVGVLPDEQLKVLQDIGDFLGRYGESVFSTRAWDIYGEGPNQVTGGSFTAPLQGNSSDIRFTRNKDADVLYATVLGWPDDKHVSISSLGSDALVDLKNLKSVELLGDKPGEYEKVSDWKQSKDALEISLPAQPAESLAYVLKLTFDGGIPVPQPRIGASVFSATSATGPGVSLGLGDFNEEFLTEAGLKPDSIRFIRVSSGTKLTVYSAGDLSGDGKELDAGEHKVEEGSVGSIAISKA from the coding sequence ATGATGACTCTGTCTACCAAGTTGACCGCAGTTGTAGCTGCTGCCGGCGCCTTGTTTCCCATCAACGCTGCTGCTCAAGCTTCAGGCCCATACGAAGCAACATGGGAGTCAACCGACAAGCACAACGCCTCACCTGAATGGTTTCGTGACGCCAAATTCGGTGTTTACTGGCACTGGGGAGCCTTCACAACCCCTCAGTATGCCAGTGAATGGTATCCACGCAACATGTATGAGCCAGGCTCAGACCAACGCAAACACCATACCGAGACTTACGGACCACCCGAGGAATGGGGCTACGCCAATTTCATCAATGGTGCTGATGATCTCAAAGGGAACTTTGTCCAGTTCAAGCCTGTTCTTAGCTCAAAGGGCGGCGAGTTCGATCCCGAGGCTATCATCAAAGCTGTCAAGGCGTCAGGTGCAAAGTTCGCTGGCCCAGTTGGCGAGCATCACGATGGGTACTCTATGTGGGACAGCAAGGTCAATGAGTGGAACTCTGTCAAGCGAGGTCCCAAACTAGACTTGGTCAAGCTATGGGCGGATCTTGTGCGCAAGAACGGCATGAAGCTCGTAGTTGCCATGCATCAAGCCTACAACTACAACGGCTTCTATGAATGGGCGCCAAAGACCAACGACACGAGCTTGAAGAAATTACTGGGGCAACTCTCACGCGACGAATCAGACCAGCTATGGTTTGACAAGCATAGAGAGATGCTGGACCACGTGCAGCCTGACATCATCTGGAACGACTTCTCACTCGACAGTCCTGGCTACTGTGCTGATTTTGATGGCCCATgtgctgttgctgagaagaaacGGTTGGAGTTTCTCGCGTACTACTTCAATCGTGCTGTTCAGTGGAACAAAGAGGTCGTTACGACACATAAGCATTTTGACGTGGGATTTCGCGACACGTCCACCGTCAGTGATTATGAGCGTGGTGGACCAGCCAACATTACCCGCCCTTACTGGTTGACAGATGATGCGATCAGTGCTTCAAGCTGGAGCTATACAGTCGGCATCAAGTATTATTCCTCCAAGGCCATGGTCCACTCGCTGCTTGACCGTGTCAGCAAGAATGGCAACATGCTGCTCAACATTTCGCCAACTGCAGTCGGTGTTTTGCCTGACGAGCAGCTCAAGGTCTTGCAGGATATCGGAGACTTCCTTGGGCGCTATGGAGAGTCTGTCTTTAGTACACGCGCTTGGGATATTTATGGCGAAGGGCCTAACCAAGTCACTGGTGGTTCTTTCACAGCACCTTTGCAGGGCAACAGCAGTGACATTCGCTTCACACGCAACAAGGATGCTGACGTTCTCTACGCCACGGTTCTTGGCTGGCCCGACGATAAACACGTCTCTATCAGCAGTCTTGGCTCCGATGCCTTGGTTGACCTCAAGAACCTGAAGTCTGTTGAGCTTCTCGGCGACAAGCCTGGCGAATACGAAAAGGTCTCGGATTGGAAGCAGTCCAAGGATGCTCTAGAGATTTCGCTGCCAGCTCAACCAGCCGAGTCACTCGCCTATGTCCTCAAGTTGACCTTTGATGGTGGAATCCCCGTCCCCCAGCCCAGGATTGGTGCCTCTGTGTTCTCTGCTACTAGTGCGACCGGCCCGGGTGTTAGCCTTGGGCTCGGTGACTTCAACGAAGAATTCTTGACCGAGGCTGGGCTGAAGCCTGACTCTATTCGTTTCATCCGTGTTTCTTCTGGTACTAAGTTAACTGTGTATTCTGCGGGCGATTTGTCTGGTGATGGCAAGGAGCTCGATGCAGGCGAAcacaaggttgaggaggggTCTGTGGGATCGATTGCGATCTCCAAGGCTTGA